A stretch of the Vitis vinifera cultivar Pinot Noir 40024 chromosome 16, ASM3070453v1 genome encodes the following:
- the LOC132255287 gene encoding ADP,ATP carrier protein 3, mitochondrial-like, with translation MVDGSQHSLIFQKINGQSYLFSTLSPNLKSRNTSVHSLSSAYVNGGLQTSLLPASNGNGLAWPLYHPCLPSLLKLLWRKVQKVFMIDFLMGGVSIVVSKSAAASIERVKLLIQNRDEIIKATMLSELYKGITDCFARTNKNEDVFSL, from the coding sequence ATGGTGGATGGATCACAACATTCGTTAATATTTCAGAAAATAAATGGGCAGTCTTATCTCTTTTCTACATTGTCGCCTAATTTGAAATCCAGAAATACCAGTGTACACAGTCTAAGCAGTGCCTATGTGAATGGAGGTTTGCAGACTTCTTTGCTGCCAGCAAGCAATGGCAATGGCCTAGCCTGGCCCTTGTATCACCCTTGTCTCCCATCTTTGCTCAAGCTCCTATGGAGAAAGGTACAAAAggtttttatgattgatttcCTTATGGGAGGAGTTTCTATCGTAGTCTCCAAGTCAGCTGCTGCATCAATTGAGCGAGTTAAGCTCTTGATTCAGAATCGAGATGAGATTATTAAGGCTACCATGTTGTCTGAACTATACAAGGGAATTACTGACTGCTTTGCCAGAACTAATAAGAATGAAGACGTCTTTTCCCTCTAG